The following proteins are co-located in the Streptomyces bottropensis ATCC 25435 genome:
- a CDS encoding Lrp/AsnC family transcriptional regulator: MHSDPVASRSSDQKDSREPRNGTPQLDAVSLAIVEQLQEDGRRPYAAIGKAVGLSEAAVRQRVQKLLDQGVMQIVAVTDPLTVGFRRQAMLGINVDGDLDPVADALTAMSEVEYIVITAGSFDLMAEVVCEDDDHLLEVINKRIRTLPGVRSTESFVYLKLKKQTYMWGTR, encoded by the coding sequence GTGCACAGTGACCCCGTGGCCAGTCGAAGCTCAGACCAGAAGGACTCCAGGGAGCCCAGGAACGGCACTCCGCAGCTGGACGCCGTGTCCCTCGCCATCGTCGAGCAGCTGCAGGAGGACGGCCGACGGCCGTACGCCGCGATCGGCAAGGCCGTCGGCCTCTCCGAGGCGGCCGTGCGCCAGCGCGTCCAGAAGCTGCTCGACCAGGGCGTGATGCAGATCGTCGCCGTCACGGACCCGCTCACCGTGGGCTTCCGGCGCCAGGCGATGCTGGGCATCAACGTCGACGGCGACCTGGATCCCGTGGCGGACGCGCTGACAGCCATGTCGGAGGTCGAGTACATCGTGATCACCGCCGGCTCCTTCGACCTGATGGCGGAGGTCGTCTGCGAGGACGACGACCACCTCCTGGAAGTCATCAACAAGCGCATCCGGACCCTGCCCGGCGTGCGGTCGACGGAGAGCTTCGTCTATCTCAAGCTCAAGAAGCAGACCTACATGTGGGGAACCCGATAA
- a CDS encoding VOC family protein gives MYQQMIFINLPVNDLDASKKFFTELGYTLNPQFSDENAASVVISDTIVAMLLTKPFYSSFTKKEIADATRTSEVMLCLSAESRAKVDELVEKAVAAGGTASEKVQEMDFMYGRAFDDLDGHTWEVVWMDPAAIEG, from the coding sequence ATGTACCAGCAGATGATCTTCATCAACCTGCCCGTGAACGACCTCGACGCCTCGAAGAAGTTCTTCACGGAGCTGGGCTACACGCTCAACCCCCAGTTCAGCGACGAGAACGCGGCCTCCGTCGTGATCAGCGACACCATCGTGGCGATGCTGCTCACCAAGCCGTTCTACTCGTCCTTCACCAAGAAGGAGATCGCGGACGCCACCAGGACCAGCGAGGTGATGCTCTGTCTGAGCGCCGAGAGCCGCGCGAAGGTGGACGAGCTGGTCGAGAAGGCGGTCGCGGCCGGTGGCACCGCGTCGGAGAAGGTCCAGGAGATGGACTTCATGTACGGCCGCGCCTTCGACGACCTCGACGGCCACACCTGGGAGGTCGTCTGGATGGACCCGGCCGCGATCGAGGGCTGA
- a CDS encoding ABC transporter ATP-binding protein, translated as MVAPPDNDVLWARGLTYAHDGSPALQGVSLAVRGGEILAVTGPRGSGKTTLLRCLSGQLRAQRGEVWFNSVPVHTMGPLARERLRLDRFGWIDPEPVLVPELNAWENTALPLMLRGTGRRAAKAAALEWLERLDIRDTARKRPHALLQSERQRVVVARALVAAPTVLFADEPTAALHRAEHAHVLRTLTTAARSHDITVVLATHDPATASLADRTLTLLDGRQVKTLPLPPAPTAAGGHPPPAAQEPRPAAAGRGGRSPAGPGGRSTVDGGSGEAVARRGDASSGEGEAPGAGAGEDRAAADGEGRAACSLSA; from the coding sequence ATGGTGGCCCCGCCGGACAACGACGTGCTCTGGGCACGTGGTCTGACCTACGCGCACGACGGCTCGCCCGCCCTGCAAGGCGTGTCGCTGGCTGTCCGGGGTGGCGAGATCCTGGCCGTCACCGGCCCGCGCGGCAGCGGAAAGACCACGCTCCTGCGGTGCCTGTCCGGCCAGCTGCGGGCGCAGCGGGGGGAGGTGTGGTTCAACAGCGTTCCCGTGCACACGATGGGCCCGCTCGCCCGGGAACGCCTGCGCCTGGACCGCTTCGGCTGGATCGACCCCGAGCCGGTCCTCGTCCCCGAGCTGAACGCCTGGGAGAACACCGCCCTGCCGCTGATGCTGCGTGGCACCGGCCGCCGGGCCGCCAAGGCCGCCGCCCTGGAGTGGCTGGAGCGCCTCGACATCCGCGACACGGCCCGCAAGCGGCCCCACGCCCTCCTGCAGTCCGAGCGCCAGCGGGTGGTCGTGGCCCGGGCCCTGGTCGCCGCCCCCACCGTGCTCTTCGCGGACGAGCCGACCGCCGCGCTGCACCGCGCCGAACACGCCCACGTCCTGCGCACCCTCACCACCGCCGCCCGCTCGCACGACATCACCGTCGTCCTCGCCACCCACGACCCCGCGACCGCGTCCCTCGCGGACCGCACGCTGACCCTGCTGGACGGCCGCCAGGTGAAGACCCTCCCGCTGCCTCCGGCCCCGACGGCCGCGGGCGGCCACCCACCACCCGCCGCGCAGGAACCCCGGCCCGCCGCCGCCGGGCGAGGAGGCCGCTCGCCCGCCGGGCCGGGCGGGCGGTCCACCGTCGACGGCGGCAGCGGCGAGGCCGTGGCCCGGCGGGGAGACGCGTCCTCGGGCGAAGGGGAGGCCCCGGGCGCCGGGGCCGGCGAGGACCGGGCCGCCGCCGACGGGGAAGGCCGGGCCGCGTGCTCGCTCTCCGCCTAG
- a CDS encoding LOG family protein has translation MQTMPAHAAHHDDHEIETIEEFDAIVSARGTLRGFRVQAVDLTDRTRELLTTATAGAVFLGCPMREEAAAKIRTDGALVFPPVPGLPFDPYRGLLYSPDELFASLSDGGYEATPDALAYAWFQRTKADRDVYASLLRAVHDDSVSDALDELLSGARVVGVMGGHAMARGTEAYEGAARLGRTLARSGLIVATGGGPGAMEAANLGAYAAPYDDGMLAESLRLLAKAPTFTPSITEWASAAFEVRAHWPRGGTSVGIPTWFYGHEPPNPFASHIAKYFANATREDGLLGRSNSGIVFLPGAAGTLQEIFDNATPNYYESRGEPTPMVLVDRAHWTERLPAWPLLRSLAQGRSMETRIALVDRIEEAPEALARLGG, from the coding sequence GTGCAGACGATGCCCGCCCACGCGGCCCACCACGACGACCACGAGATCGAGACGATCGAGGAGTTCGACGCGATCGTCTCGGCACGTGGCACCCTCCGCGGATTCCGGGTCCAGGCCGTCGACCTGACGGACCGTACGCGCGAACTGCTCACCACCGCCACGGCCGGAGCCGTCTTCCTCGGCTGCCCGATGCGCGAGGAGGCCGCGGCGAAGATCCGCACGGACGGCGCTCTGGTCTTCCCGCCCGTCCCCGGCCTGCCCTTCGACCCGTACCGCGGCCTGCTCTACTCCCCCGACGAACTCTTCGCGTCCCTGTCGGACGGCGGCTACGAGGCGACACCCGACGCCCTCGCGTACGCCTGGTTCCAGCGGACCAAGGCCGACCGGGACGTCTACGCCTCCCTGCTGCGCGCCGTCCACGACGACTCCGTCTCGGACGCCCTCGACGAACTCCTCTCCGGCGCCCGGGTGGTGGGCGTGATGGGCGGCCACGCGATGGCCCGCGGCACCGAGGCGTACGAGGGCGCCGCCCGCCTCGGCCGCACCCTGGCCCGCTCGGGTCTCATCGTCGCCACCGGCGGCGGTCCGGGCGCCATGGAGGCGGCGAACCTGGGCGCCTACGCGGCCCCGTACGACGACGGGATGCTCGCCGAGTCGCTGCGACTCCTGGCGAAGGCACCGACGTTCACGCCCTCGATCACCGAGTGGGCGAGCGCCGCCTTCGAGGTGCGCGCCCACTGGCCGAGGGGCGGCACCTCCGTCGGCATCCCCACCTGGTTCTACGGCCACGAGCCGCCGAACCCGTTCGCCTCGCACATCGCCAAGTACTTCGCCAACGCCACCCGTGAGGACGGCCTCCTCGGCCGCTCGAACAGCGGCATAGTCTTCCTTCCGGGCGCCGCCGGAACCCTCCAGGAGATCTTCGACAACGCGACCCCCAACTACTACGAGTCGCGCGGCGAACCGACCCCCATGGTCCTCGTCGACCGCGCCCACTGGACCGAGAGGCTGCCGGCCTGGCCGCTGCTCCGGTCGCTGGCCCAGGGGCGCTCGATGGAGACCCGGATCGCGCTGGTGGACCGGATCGAGGAGGCCCCGGAGGCTCTGGCGCGTCTCGGGGGGTGA
- a CDS encoding YceI family protein has product MNLFTRAASLRRPASPTASQLPHESQAFPSTGPSAPGLAKLTGEWMIDAAHSRIGFSVRHALVTTVRGAFTEYQSRLYFDGRDPARSRAEIVLSTASVDTGVQQRDGHLTGRDFLDAAAYPRMRFVSTAVRPVGNDVYRMAGELTIKNVTRPVDLELTYIGHVMDPFGYERVGFDGTTTINRSEWGLTYNQRLAEGGAMVSEKVRLQFDLAVIRSIPGG; this is encoded by the coding sequence ATGAACCTGTTCACCCGTGCTGCGTCCCTGCGCCGCCCGGCATCCCCCACGGCCTCGCAACTCCCCCACGAGTCGCAGGCGTTCCCTTCCACCGGCCCGTCCGCTCCCGGCCTGGCCAAGCTGACCGGCGAATGGATGATCGACGCGGCGCACAGTCGTATCGGTTTCTCCGTCCGGCACGCCCTGGTGACGACCGTGCGCGGCGCGTTCACCGAATATCAGAGCCGGCTCTACTTCGACGGTCGTGATCCCGCGCGATCACGGGCCGAGATCGTGCTGTCCACCGCGTCCGTCGACACCGGAGTGCAACAACGCGACGGCCATCTCACGGGCCGCGACTTCCTGGACGCCGCGGCCTATCCGCGGATGCGTTTCGTGAGTACCGCCGTGCGCCCGGTGGGCAACGATGTCTACCGCATGGCCGGAGAACTCACGATCAAGAACGTCACCCGTCCCGTGGATCTCGAACTCACCTATATAGGGCACGTGATGGATCCGTTCGGCTACGAGCGGGTCGGTTTCGACGGGACGACCACCATCAACCGCTCCGAATGGGGTCTCACCTACAACCAGCGGCTCGCGGAGGGCGGAGCCATGGTGAGCGAGAAGGTGCGGCTGCAGTTCGACCTCGCCGTCATCCGCTCGATCCCCGGGGGCTGA
- a CDS encoding aspartate aminotransferase family protein — MSPKDLSQTAYDHLWMHFTRMSSYENSPVPTIVRGEGTYIYDDKGRRYLDGLAGLFVVQAGHGRTELAETAFKQAQELAFFPVWSYAHPKAVELAERIASYAPGDLNKVFFTTGGGEAVETAWKLAKQYFKLKGKPTKYKVISRAVAYHGTPQGALSITGLPALKAPFEPLVPGAHKVPNTNIYRAPIFGDDPEAFGRWAADQIEQQILFEGPETIAAVFLEPVQNAGGCFPPPPGYFQRVREICDQYDVLLVSDEVICAFGRLGTMFACDKFGYVPDMITCAKGMTSGYSPIGACIVSDRIAEPFYKGDNTFLHGYTFGGHPVSAAVGVANLDLFEREGINQHVLDNEDAFRSTLEKLYDLPIVGDVRGNGFFYGIELVKDKATKESFDEDETERILYGFLSKKLFENGLYCRADDRGDPVVQLAPPLISDQSTFDEIEQILRATLTEAWKLL, encoded by the coding sequence GTGAGCCCCAAGGACCTCAGCCAGACCGCGTACGACCACCTGTGGATGCATTTCACCCGCATGTCCTCGTACGAGAACTCCCCGGTGCCGACCATCGTCCGGGGCGAGGGCACGTACATCTACGACGACAAGGGCAGGCGGTACCTCGACGGTCTCGCGGGTCTCTTCGTCGTCCAGGCGGGCCACGGCCGCACCGAGCTGGCGGAGACCGCGTTCAAGCAGGCACAGGAGCTGGCCTTCTTCCCGGTGTGGTCCTACGCCCACCCGAAGGCCGTCGAACTGGCGGAACGCATCGCCTCCTACGCGCCCGGCGACCTGAACAAGGTCTTCTTCACCACCGGCGGCGGTGAGGCGGTCGAGACCGCATGGAAGCTCGCCAAGCAGTACTTCAAGCTCAAGGGCAAGCCGACCAAGTACAAGGTCATCTCCCGCGCGGTCGCCTACCACGGCACCCCGCAGGGCGCCCTGTCCATCACCGGTCTGCCGGCCCTGAAGGCCCCCTTCGAGCCGCTGGTGCCGGGCGCGCACAAGGTCCCCAACACGAACATCTACCGCGCCCCGATCTTCGGCGACGACCCCGAGGCCTTCGGCCGCTGGGCCGCCGACCAGATCGAGCAGCAGATCCTCTTCGAGGGCCCGGAAACGATCGCCGCGGTCTTCCTGGAGCCGGTGCAGAACGCCGGCGGCTGCTTCCCGCCGCCGCCCGGCTACTTCCAGCGGGTCCGCGAGATCTGCGACCAGTACGACGTGCTGCTGGTGTCGGACGAGGTCATCTGTGCCTTCGGCCGGCTCGGCACGATGTTCGCCTGTGACAAGTTCGGCTACGTCCCGGACATGATCACCTGCGCCAAGGGCATGACCTCGGGCTACTCGCCGATCGGCGCCTGCATCGTCTCGGACCGCATAGCCGAGCCCTTCTACAAGGGCGACAACACCTTCCTGCACGGCTACACCTTCGGCGGCCACCCGGTCTCCGCGGCCGTCGGCGTCGCCAACCTCGACCTGTTCGAGCGCGAGGGCATCAACCAGCACGTCCTCGACAACGAGGACGCGTTCCGGTCCACGCTGGAGAAGCTGTACGACCTGCCGATCGTCGGCGACGTCCGCGGCAACGGCTTCTTCTACGGGATCGAGCTGGTCAAGGACAAGGCGACGAAGGAGAGCTTCGACGAGGACGAGACCGAGCGGATCCTCTACGGCTTCCTGTCGAAGAAGCTGTTCGAGAACGGCCTCTACTGCCGGGCCGACGACCGCGGCGACCCGGTCGTCCAGCTCGCGCCGCCGCTGATCTCCGACCAGTCGACCTTCGACGAGATCGAGCAGATCCTGCGGGCGACGCTGACGGAGGCGTGGAAGCTGCTGTAG
- a CDS encoding gamma-aminobutyraldehyde dehydrogenase, translated as MSTELGRLRKLRNYVDGEFRDAVDGRTTEVVNPATGEAYATAPLSGQADVDAAMAAAEAAFPAWRDTTPAERQKALLKIADAFEERAEELIAAEVENTGKPIGLTRSEEIPPMVDQIRFFAGAARMLEGRSAGEYMEGMTSIVRREPVGVCAQVAPWNYPMMMAVWKFAPAIAAGNTVVLKPSDTTPASTVLIAEIIGAILPKGVFNVITGDRDTGRLMVEHPVPAMASITGSVRAGMSVAESAAKDVKRVHLELGGKAPVVVFADTDIAKAVEDISVAGFFNAGQDCTAATRVLVQESIHDEFVAALAKAAAETKTGQPDDEDVLFGPLNNPNQLKQVSGFIERLPAHAKVETGGQRVGDKGYFYAPTVVSGLRQDDEIIQNEVFGPVITVQSFEDEAQAVGWANGVEYALASSVWTKDHARAMRMSKALDFGCVWINTHIPLVAEMPHGGFKKSGYGKDLSGYGFDDYTRIKHVMTSLG; from the coding sequence GTGAGCACCGAGCTGGGTCGACTGCGTAAGCTACGAAACTACGTTGACGGGGAATTCCGTGACGCCGTCGACGGACGGACCACCGAGGTGGTCAACCCCGCGACGGGCGAGGCCTACGCGACCGCGCCCCTGTCCGGCCAGGCCGACGTCGACGCGGCGATGGCCGCCGCCGAGGCCGCGTTCCCGGCCTGGCGCGACACGACCCCGGCCGAGCGCCAGAAGGCCCTGCTGAAGATCGCCGACGCGTTCGAGGAGCGGGCCGAGGAGCTCATCGCGGCGGAGGTGGAGAACACGGGCAAGCCGATCGGGCTGACCCGCTCCGAGGAGATCCCGCCGATGGTGGACCAGATCCGCTTCTTCGCGGGAGCCGCGCGGATGCTGGAGGGCCGGTCGGCCGGCGAGTACATGGAGGGGATGACCTCCATCGTCCGCCGTGAGCCGGTCGGCGTCTGTGCCCAGGTCGCGCCGTGGAACTACCCGATGATGATGGCCGTGTGGAAGTTCGCGCCGGCGATCGCCGCCGGCAACACGGTCGTGCTGAAGCCGTCGGACACGACGCCGGCCTCGACCGTCCTCATTGCGGAGATCATCGGGGCGATCCTGCCGAAGGGCGTCTTCAACGTGATCACGGGCGACCGTGACACCGGACGCCTGATGGTCGAGCACCCCGTCCCGGCGATGGCGTCCATCACCGGGTCCGTGCGGGCCGGCATGTCCGTCGCCGAGTCCGCGGCCAAGGACGTCAAGCGCGTCCACCTGGAGCTGGGCGGCAAGGCGCCGGTCGTGGTCTTCGCCGACACCGACATCGCCAAGGCCGTCGAGGACATCTCCGTGGCCGGCTTCTTCAACGCCGGGCAGGACTGTACGGCCGCCACGCGCGTGCTGGTGCAGGAGTCGATCCACGACGAGTTCGTGGCCGCGCTGGCCAAGGCCGCCGCCGAGACGAAGACCGGGCAGCCGGACGACGAGGACGTGCTGTTCGGCCCGCTCAACAACCCCAACCAGCTCAAGCAGGTCTCCGGGTTCATCGAGCGGCTGCCGGCCCACGCGAAGGTCGAGACCGGCGGTCAGCGGGTCGGCGACAAGGGGTACTTCTACGCGCCGACCGTCGTCTCCGGGCTGCGACAGGACGACGAGATCATCCAGAACGAGGTCTTCGGGCCGGTCATCACGGTGCAGTCGTTCGAGGACGAGGCGCAGGCCGTCGGCTGGGCGAACGGCGTCGAGTACGCGCTCGCGTCGTCGGTGTGGACGAAGGACCACGCGCGCGCGATGCGGATGTCCAAGGCGCTGGACTTCGGCTGCGTGTGGATCAACACGCACATCCCGCTGGTCGCGGAGATGCCGCACGGCGGGTTCAAGAAGTCCGGGTACGGCAAGGACCTCTCGGGCTACGGGTTCGACGACTACACGCGGATCAAGCACGTGATGACGTCGCTGGGCTGA
- a CDS encoding ABC transporter ATP-binding protein: MLLGLEGATVRFDGRPVLDAVDLEVAEHEIVCVLGPSGSGKSTLLRVVAGLQPLDGGRVLLAGNDQAGVPAHKRGVGLMFQDHQLFPQRDVAGNVAFGPRMHGAAKSERALRVRELLELVGLPGAARRPVGELSGGEQQRVALARALAPHPRLLMLDEPLGQLDRSLRERLVVELRQLFAELGTTVLAVTHDQGEAFALADRVVVMRDGRIAQSGTPLDVWQRPADEFVARFLGFDNVVEATVTGAAADTAWGKVPVPEGSPQGACTLLVRPAGVRLVDAAVGLRCTVTARTFRGTHVAVHLQPEGAPRLEAACALRDAPEPGERVGVSFDATEIVLLGAGPAA, from the coding sequence ATGTTGCTCGGGCTTGAGGGCGCGACCGTACGGTTCGACGGGCGGCCCGTGCTCGACGCGGTCGATCTGGAGGTCGCCGAGCACGAGATCGTGTGTGTGCTGGGGCCCAGCGGCAGCGGCAAGTCGACGCTGCTGCGGGTGGTCGCCGGGCTGCAACCACTCGACGGCGGGCGGGTGCTGCTGGCCGGGAACGACCAGGCGGGTGTGCCCGCGCACAAGCGGGGTGTCGGTCTGATGTTCCAGGACCATCAGCTCTTCCCGCAGCGCGACGTCGCCGGGAACGTCGCCTTCGGTCCCCGGATGCATGGCGCGGCGAAAAGCGAACGGGCGCTACGGGTACGGGAGTTGCTGGAGCTGGTCGGGCTGCCCGGAGCGGCCCGGCGGCCGGTCGGGGAGCTGTCCGGCGGTGAGCAGCAGCGGGTCGCGCTGGCCCGGGCCCTCGCCCCGCACCCCCGGCTGCTGATGCTCGACGAGCCCCTCGGCCAGCTGGACCGCTCGCTGCGGGAGCGGTTGGTCGTCGAACTGCGGCAGCTGTTCGCGGAGTTGGGCACGACCGTGCTGGCGGTCACGCACGACCAGGGTGAGGCGTTCGCGCTGGCCGACCGGGTCGTGGTGATGCGGGACGGACGGATCGCCCAGTCCGGCACGCCTCTCGACGTGTGGCAGCGGCCGGCCGACGAGTTCGTGGCCCGTTTCCTCGGCTTCGACAACGTGGTCGAGGCGACCGTGACCGGGGCGGCCGCGGACACGGCGTGGGGCAAGGTGCCGGTGCCGGAGGGCTCGCCGCAGGGGGCGTGCACGCTGCTCGTGCGGCCCGCCGGGGTGCGCCTGGTCGACGCGGCGGTCGGTCTGCGCTGCACCGTCACCGCGCGCACCTTCCGGGGCACCCATGTCGCCGTGCACCTCCAGCCCGAGGGCGCGCCGCGCCTGGAGGCGGCGTGCGCGCTGCGGGACGCGCCGGAGCCCGGGGAGCGGGTGGGCGTGAGCTTCGACGCGACCGAGATCGTCCTGCTGGGGGCCGGCCCGGCCGCGTAG
- a CDS encoding proline-rich domain-containing protein, which produces MSISLRTARTSRYVGVAVASAALVFGAAGNAMACSIKDFSAVAECDGDKGVIRVTDVDPLGVEAEVTVYLENNGADLRQVGSRTITDSTADGVTITFEEDWEPKAEYRIHVTAENYVDDDIKPNLIAPAKACGTKTDTPPAASKGPEKPSDGKGKGEDKGNGKGKGEDEPSETRTSPTPSASEGTTPVGSNDNNAPSPEGDSSLTETGGDSNLAETGSDPNTGPIAGAAAALVALGAGAVYYSMRRRGASTR; this is translated from the coding sequence GTGTCCATATCTCTCCGTACCGCGCGGACTTCGCGCTATGTCGGTGTTGCCGTCGCGTCCGCCGCACTCGTGTTCGGCGCCGCCGGCAACGCCATGGCCTGCAGCATCAAGGACTTCTCCGCCGTCGCCGAGTGCGACGGTGACAAGGGCGTCATCCGCGTGACCGACGTGGACCCCCTGGGCGTCGAGGCCGAGGTCACCGTCTATCTGGAGAACAACGGGGCCGACCTGCGTCAGGTCGGCAGCAGGACGATCACGGACTCCACCGCCGACGGTGTCACCATCACCTTCGAGGAGGACTGGGAGCCGAAGGCCGAGTACCGCATCCACGTCACGGCGGAGAACTACGTCGACGACGACATCAAGCCGAACCTGATCGCCCCCGCCAAGGCCTGCGGGACCAAGACGGACACCCCGCCGGCCGCCTCCAAGGGCCCGGAGAAGCCCTCGGACGGCAAGGGCAAGGGTGAGGACAAGGGCAACGGCAAGGGCAAGGGCGAGGACGAGCCCTCCGAGACCAGGACGTCCCCCACGCCGTCCGCGTCCGAGGGCACCACCCCCGTCGGCTCGAACGACAACAACGCCCCCTCCCCCGAGGGCGATTCCAGCCTCACCGAGACCGGCGGCGACTCCAACCTCGCCGAGACCGGCAGTGACCCGAACACCGGCCCGATCGCCGGTGCCGCGGCGGCCCTGGTCGCCCTCGGCGCCGGTGCCGTGTACTACAGCATGCGGCGGCGTGGGGCCTCCACACGCTGA